DNA from Drosophila busckii strain San Diego stock center, stock number 13000-0081.31 chromosome 2R, ASM1175060v1, whole genome shotgun sequence:
AAATTCATTTGCGAGCATTGTCCCAAAAAGTTTACCAAACAATATTTGCTCGATCAGCATCGCGTTGTGCACCAGGAGCGCAATGTGCCCTGCGATCTTTGCAACAGACGGTGCGTActaagaaataaaatgaaatattttactaataGTTTACTTCACAGTTTTGCCACTGTATCCATGCTGGCTACACATGTGAGAATGCTGCATGGCAATTATGGCACCATGTGCGATATATGTGCGAAAGTTGTGCGTGGACGTGCTGCCTTCCAACGTCATCAACTGGAGCATGCGGGCGTCACAGAGCCCAAAGTGCAATGCGACATTTGCGGCTCCTGGCACAAGAACAAATATAGTCTGAAGAAGCATATAAAGCGTCACAATAACAGCTCGGAGAAATGCACTTGCAGCATATGTGGCAAGGTGTCGCCCAATCGCAGCGCCATGCTCAGCCATCAGCGCTATGTGCACATCTCGGATCGCGTGCACGCCTGCAGTGTGTGCAGCAAAAAGTTCAAGAAAGCCATAACGCTCAAGGAGCACATGGCTACGCATACAGGCGAGGTGCTGTACAAGTGTCCGCACTGTCCCAAGACCTTCAACTCGAATGCCAACAAGCATGCGCATCGCAAGATACGTCATCCCAAAGAGTTTAAGGAAGCGCGCCAGGCGCGACTGCAGAAACGCATGGAGCCCACTCAAAGTGAGAGCAAACTCATAACCATAACCACAGAGGATGAGCAGAcgcataaaatattgctaagCACAgcggatgatgatgacgacgacgacgatgaggaCTTCAAGGGCGAGACCATAGagtatatagaatatatgCATAGCACAGAGTAGTCAAAGGTAAAAGTTCttaactattttgtttttgtgtatattttattagtttaatcCTTAGGCTAAGCAGCgcataacaaaataaatataatgttgTAGTTATTTATGGTAATTGGAATGTGTATTGTCGACTAATATTGATTGGAAGTAGTACTAACCACGCTCACAGATAATCTCCACAGCATTGGGTTCCATTAGCACCGACTCCAGACAACGATGCACTGCAGAGCCCAGAATTTCATCCAGCAAAAAATTAACCAAACTGCAAGATGAAACAGAAATTGTTTTAAGCACTAAGCATGGAATAGCAGACTCACTTTTCGTCGCTTACAAAGCGCCAGAGATTCATTTGCAGATAGTGCGCATCCACTTGAATTTGCTGCAGTCCAAACTTGCTAAAGGTGCGCAGGCGCACGCACTCCAGCAGCGTCTTCAGCCCAATCTTAATGATGCCCATGACAATGGAAGCCTTGCTAAACTCTACGGAAGTAAAAATGTCCACGCGCTCGGAGAACAAACGATGTATATTGGACACATAGCTGGACTCTAGCTGCGAGGGTGTGTAGTTGGACCAATTGGAGCGATACTGCGGCTTGCTGGCATTAAAGTTGCTAAAGTAGGTTTTGCGACTGGAATCGCTGCTGGCTGTGGTGCGAAAGCCAGCAGCGGATGTCGACTCATACAAGCTGGCCACAACGGTTTCAATGCTGCCCAGCTCCTCCACCACGCGCTTCATAACCGCACGCACCGAACGCGGCTCCAGGCAGTTGAGCCAATCTCTTGTCTCCACGCTCTTGCGCAGCATTTGGCTTATATTGGTGCCCTGCAGCCGCACATATGCATCCAGCAAGGACTGCGCCGTCTCACGCATCTCAGCGCAGATTTCCGTTTCATGCGTCAGCGTTGCGCTGTTCTCCGAGTCTATTTCATAAAGATCATCCACCAGCGCGAGCTGTAATTGGCAAGACttaagctttaaagcaaagtttataATAGTAAACACTTACGAGTATATGCACGCCTtgttgctccagctccagaCACGTTTTGGATAGCACCAGCAGCAGATTGGGCGGACTGGAGCTGCTGGCATCGGCAAAGCCACACATAACCTTCGATATATGACGCAGAAATCCTATGAGCAGCTGCTCTCGTATGCCCTCCACACACAGCGCGCCCTTGTGCTCCGCCTTGATGTTAAAGCTCCAGTCGGTGCGCAGAAATATGAGCAAATCCTGCAGCACGCCCTTGATTTTCTCCACCATGGCTACATACAAATTGCTGATGAGATCGTTCAGCTGCACATCGTTCTTGGCGGATACCAACGAAAGCCGCACAGCGCTCAAGCTGTCCGCAAAGTGATCCTTCAAGCTTTTGCTATGCGCATCGCAGAGCTGATGAGCTGCAGCTATAATAATGTCCAGCGTATTGCGTTGCACTTGCAGTCCGCGGCATATGTTGCGCATTGCCTGCAGACGACGATGCAGACGATCCAAGGCGCGCAGCATAACTTGCGTATCACCAAAGCCAATGTCCGACTCCACGCGATCCTGCACAAGCGTCAGATACTTGTCAATTTGCTGATTGAGAAAAATGTTGAGCTCATGCAGCGCATGCTCCTGGAAGTCGTCGCTATGGGTaagtaaaaaaattatgttaagctGGAACAAAAGTTTTGTGAGCTACCTACCGTTCGTGCTCATAGTGCTTGGCTACAAACATGTCAAAGTAGGAGGTAACCACTAGCGCTAAATCGTTGAGAAAACCATCAATGCCCATGTCCACAAACTCCAGCATATCGCGCTCGGTTTGATCCTGCAGCATAACAATCTGCTCATGCAGCCGCTTGCCCGCACAGCGCAGCATTTCGCTGGCCAAATCCGAGGTTTGCTcatccagctgcagcagcagctcacctATTTCTGTTAGCGATTGCGCTGTATTGCCCGCCTTTTGAAAGTCCTGCCGCAGGCGCTGCTTCAGCTCCTCCATTATAGCATCGCAGTCCAGCTTGATGCCATCAAATGAAGGCTGCTTGCCATACTGCGCGAATACCTTCTGTGCATGCAGATAATCCTGCACCGCTTGCGCATAGTTTTGCTCCTCAATAAGCGCTTTGAGCTTCGCTGGCAGCGTGGATAGAAATTGCAGTCGCTTTAGCAGCGAGTGCTTCTCACTCAAGCGGCACAGCTGCGAGCGTGTGCCCTGCAACGTGCCCGTTATTTGCTCGCTGAACGTTGTTATGGACTGCATTTTGTTCATTAGCAGATTAACATCCGACTCCATTTGCTTAAAGTCGTCCTTCATCTTGCGTATGGTATCCGTAGCCGATATAAACTTGTTGTAGTTCTCATACACCAGCGTCTGCATATCCGAGTGCAAAGTTTGTGTATCCTTGACCACAGCTGCTTCTGTATCCATTATTTGCCGCAGCGAGCAGTCCTTGAGCAGGCGCTCCAGATATCTGTCCGCATCAAAGCTGGAGCTGTCCATGTCATAGGGATTCTCTTTATCGTCCATATTTCGAATAAACGCGTTCGCACTACGAATTTGTGTGTTCTGTGGTTTGCagttacattaaataaaattgtatttattgcaGTCGCCCGTTTTGCATActtggctgcttttgtttacgtttattctttaatataatataaaaaatatgtgcaaataAGAATTTAATCGCCAAATAGTTATCAATAATCGATAGCGATGAGCGAgttatgttaatattttaatgttatgtTGACTTAACAGTGCCACTGGAGCTTAACAGCGCAAATGCTATTGCAACCCTGCGTACTCAGTGAGCATCGATGCTTTAGTTCGCGCTAAAATGTGCTGTCATTTTGAGCAACTAAAAGTTGAGCTTAATATATAAgattaacaaattgttgataAACAAGTGTCGCCGTTATGCAGTACATACTGTAGTGTGTCGTATTTTGCTGATCGTGCGTGTAATCACGCGTTGTTGATAAGCGTGTTTACCGCGCGACAAAGCCGCACTTGGAAATTGTGTAGTGTTTATTTGAACTCTACAGATAAGCCCAGTAAACAATATTCAAAGCGTACTAAATCATTCTATCAACATTTGCACAATGGAAAACATCAACAatatattgctgttgcttgctacAACAAttcttgctgttgccgccggTAAGTGCATTGTTTTGATTATTAcaaagcttatatatatttattatccGCTGACTGTGACAGATTGCGTGACAAATCCCGAGACTGGGCTATGCGAACTAATAATCTAAGCCAGCCAAGCTCATTATTTGCTACtctttttctttgttgttgtataatttCTGAAGTgattatgaataaataaagcagctgccCACGCAGCCAACCCAGCACCCGCCCACCCTCATGCTGCTGTCTATATAGTATCTACGTATTGTAAATCTCATTATGCGCCCACGCTAACGCTCTTGGGCGTCACGGCCTCTGAGTAACGGTGCTTGTGTGCAATTGCCCAGCATTAGCCACACTTTACctcacacacatttgtatttgtatgtgtgtgtgtgtgtgtgcggatGAACAAGTTTTCTACTTTGCTTGGATTTCGCACAGGCGGCAGTCTGAAAGTAAAAGTTTCATTTTATGCtctgcagctgtatgtgtatgtgtgtgtgtattttatttgggCAACATTTCAAATACATTCAGATTTGACCTTTTGCAAacgaatttattttcaacttgcgtgtgtgtgtgtgtgtgtaaatcaACGCCTACAGCTTGCCACACCTGCTCATGTGTCATGTGGCAATGCTGCTAAGGCGTTGCATACTTGCAGGCGCTCTCTAGCTGCcctctctttcgctcacttATGCTGAGCAGCTTTACTTTCcgtcaaattgaaaattgaatttacgtAAGCAGAGCGAATGTCAAAAAGGCGTACACctgtgggtgggtgtgtgtgtgtgggtgggtggttgttGCACACACTAACGACGCGCATGGAACGTCGAACGTGTCAAGGTCAAGTAACAGTTACATCCATTGTCGACTTTTgtcttgctgttgttactcCCACCCACTACTCAAACTTTTTCTTCTCCCTGCGCGCAACAGGAACAACtttcgcatgtgtgtgttttatttttttactgtgtgtgtgttcttggTGAAGTGCGCCAAGTCGTTAAATGAATTTCAGTGCTGCATTGAGTACACTTAACGCTGCGAAGACGACTGCGATGAGCACGGAAGTTATAAGCGAGGGCAGCTCGCagagttgaaaaaaaaatagttggtCTACCATAATTTGACAGCACTTTAGGCTGCTAATTCGTAAGAATTCAAACTCAAGCCcagtttgttttcaattttctctTTCGCAAGTTTTGTGTCCACCCACGCGAGTCATTCGTTTTAATGGACTGGCATGGTCGCACGCTTGGCGTGGATTACTGCCAAGTGCCGTTAGTTGTTCATGGCCCACAGTTCGTCAGTCAAGTGGCGTCCGTCTGCTCTAAGCGTGGACAGTCGTAGTAAATGAAAGCCAAACAAGTTGACAAGCCATGACATAACTCATATGtatggtgggtgggtggcgcCACCTACTGGCCAAATTGTCTTAAAGACGCAAAGTGGCGACAGCTTTATCAGCTGCTACTCCTACTCCAAATGGGACGGCAGCGTATGCAATCTTGGGCTATAAATCTGGCGCATAAAGTGCTT
Protein-coding regions in this window:
- the LOC108596365 gene encoding vacuolar protein sorting-associated protein 51 homolog isoform X1, which produces MDDKENPYDMDSSSFDADRYLERLLKDCSLRQIMDTEAAVVKDTQTLHSDMQTLVYENYNKFISATDTIRKMKDDFKQMESDVNLLMNKMQSITTFSEQITGTLQGTRSQLCRLSEKHSLLKRLQFLSTLPAKLKALIEEQNYAQAVQDYLHAQKVFAQYGKQPSFDGIKLDCDAIMEELKQRLRQDFQKAGNTAQSLTEIGELLLQLDEQTSDLASEMLRCAGKRLHEQIVMLQDQTERDMLEFVDMGIDGFLNDLALVVTSYFDMFVAKHYEHERDDFQEHALHELNIFLNQQIDKYLTLVQDRVESDIGFGDTQVMLRALDRLHRRLQAMRNICRGLQVQRNTLDIIIAAAHQLCDAHSKSLKDHFADSLSAVRLSLVSAKNDVQLNDLISNLYVAMVEKIKGVLQDLLIFLRTDWSFNIKAEHKGALCVEGIREQLLIGFLRHISKVMCGFADASSSSPPNLLLVLSKTCLELEQQGVHILLALVDDLYEIDSENSATLTHETEICAEMRETAQSLLDAYVRLQGTNISQMLRKSVETRDWLNCLEPRSVRAVMKRVVEELGSIETVVASLYESTSAAGFRTTASSDSSRKTYFSNFNASKPQYRSNWSNYTPSQLESSYVSNIHRLFSERVDIFTSVEFSKASIVMGIIKIGLKTLLECVRLRTFSKFGLQQIQVDAHYLQMNLWRFVSDENLVNFLLDEILGSAVHRCLESVLMEPNAVEIICERG
- the LOC108596365 gene encoding vacuolar protein sorting-associated protein 51 homolog isoform X2 produces the protein MDDKENPYDMDSSSFDADRYLERLLKDCSLRQIMDTEAAVVKDTQTLHSDMQTLVYENYNKFISATDTIRKMKDDFKQMESDVNLLMNKMQSITTFSEQITGTLQGTRSQLCRLSEKHSLLKRLQFLSTLPAKLKALIEEQNYAQAVQDYLHAQKVFAQYGKQPSFDGIKLDCDAIMEELKQRLRQDFQKAGNTAQSLTEIGELLLQLDEQTSDLASEMLRCAGKRLHEQIVMLQDQTERDMLEFVDMGIDGFLNDLALVVTSYFDMFVAKHYEHERDDFQEHALHELNIFLNQQIDKYLTLVQDRVESDIGFGDTQVMLRALDRLHRRLQAMRNICRGLQVQRNTLDIIIAAAHQLCDAHSKSLKDHFADSLSAVRLSLVSAKNDVQLNDLISNLYVAMVEKIKGVLQDLLIFLRTDWSFNIKAEHKGALCVEGIREQLLIGFLRHISKVMCGFADASSSSPPNLLLVLSKTCLELEQQGVHILLALVDDLYEIDSENSATLTHETEICAEMRETAQSLLDAYVRLQGTNISQMLRKSVETRDWLNCLEPRSVRAVMKRVVEELGSIETVVASLYESTSAAGFRTTASSDSSRKTYFSNFNASKPQYRSNWSNYTPSQLESSYVSNIHRLFSERVDIFTSVEFSKASIVMGIIKIGLKTLLECVRLRTFSKFGLQQIQVDAHYLQMNLWRFFG